The Nocardioides ochotonae genome segment GAGCCGGCGAACGCGCCGGCGAACGCACCGGCATCGGTCCACCGGGCCGACGAGGTCGGCCTGCTGCGGCGGCTGGCCTCCAACAAGCTCAGCCTGATCAGCCTGATCGGCGTCGTGTTCTTCCTGCTGCTGGCCCTGGTCGGGCCGTTCTTCGCGCCGTACGACCCCGCGGCGCTCGGCGACGACCCGATGGCGGCCCCCAGCGGCGAGTACTGGATGGGTACCGACTCGGTCGGCCGTGACGTCTTCTCCCGGTTCCTGCACGGCTCCCGGGTCTCGATCCTGGTCGGCTTCCTCGCCGTCGTGTTCGCACTCGTCGTCGGGACCGCGCTGGGCATGCTCGCCGGCATGCGCTCGGGCAAGTGGCGCGACTCGGTGATCATGCGCCTGATGGACGTCATCCTGGCGTTCCCGCTGCTGGTGCTGGTGCCGGTGATCACCGGCATCATCGGCCAGCGCGACCTCTCGCTCGGGCCGATCCCGATCGGGCCGGAGACACTCGTCGCCATCGCGATCGGCATCGTGCTGGTCCCCGTCTTCGCCCGCATCGCCCGCGCCAGCGTGCTGGCCGAGATGCGCGAGGACTACGTCATGGCGGTGCGCTCCTTCGGTGGGCGCAGCCGCGACATCCTGCTGCGCAACCTGCTGCCCAACATCGCCGCCCCGCTGGTCGTGCAGGCCGCCTTCGGCCTGGCCATGGCGATCACGGTCGAGGCGGCGGTCTCCTTCCTCGGCCTCGGGGTACAGCCGCCCGGCGCGAGCTGGGGCACCCTGCTCGCCGACGCGCGCCAGTACGTCACCCTCGGCGCGTGGTGGCTCGTGGTGTTCCCCTCGATCGCGATCGCGCTGTTCGTGCTGGTCTTCAACCTGCTCGGCGACCAGCTGCGCGACGAGCTCGACCCGCGGGCCAAGACCGCGATGAAGAAGAAGTCAGCGAGCCCGCGACGGGCCCGCCGTGGCACCGACCCGGTCGCCACCCCCGACCGTGTGGAGGGAGAGCGATGAGCACCATGACGAGCGACGACGCCACCAGCGCCGCCGTGCCCGAGGACCGGGAGGTGCTGCGGGTCACCGGCCTGCGGACCAGCTACCTCTTCCGCGGGACACCGGTCCCGGCGGTCCAGGAGTTCGCCCTCTCGGTGCGACCCGGCGAGATCGTCGGGCTCGTGGGGGAGAGCGGCTCGGGCAAGAGCACCGCCCTGAAGTCGATCCTCGGGATGCTGCGACCGCCCGCCGAGGTGGTCGCGGACGAGATCGTGCTCGACGGCCGCGACCTGCGTGCCCTCTCCGCCGAGGAGGCGCGACGGGTCCGGGGCGGCGAGATGGCGATGATCTTCCAAGACCCCATCAACTCCTTCAACCCCGCCTGGACGATCGGCAGCCAGTTCCGCCGGGTGCTCGCGCTGCACCGCCCGGACCTGCGCCGCAAGGACTACGACGCGGAGATCATCCGGCTGCTGCGCGGCGTCGGGATCGACGGCGCCGGCAAGCTGGACTCCTACCCGTTCCAGTTCAGCCAGGGCCAGCTGCAGCGGATCATGATCGCCGTCGCATGCGCGAGCAAGGACCTCAAGGTGCTGCTCGCCGACGAGCCGACCACCAGCCTGGACGTGACCATCGAGGCGCAGGTGCTCGACCTGCTCCGCACCCTGCGCGCCGAGCGTGACCTGGCGATGGTGCTGGTCACCCACGACCTCTCGGTCGTGGCGGAGATGTGCGACAAGGTCGTCGTGATGTACGCCGGCCGGGTGGTCGAGGTCGCCGACGTCTACGACCTCTTCGAGCGCCCGCAGCACCCCTACACCGCGCAGCTGCTGCGCGCGATCCCCGGCTTCCCGCACGATGGCGAGCGGCTCTACGCGATGCGCGGGGCGGTGCCGGGGCTCGATGCGGAGATCCGCGGCTGCCGGTTCGCCGACCGGTGCGACGCCAAGCTCGGCCCCGTCTGCGACACCGACGACCCCGAGCTCTACCCGGTCGACGACCGGGGCGCGCGGGCCGCGTGCCACCGGGTCCTCACCGACCTGCCCACCCCGATGCTCAAGGAGACGAGCCGATGAGCACCCGCCCCCTCGACGACGGCGCCCCCGCCCTGGTCTCCGTGCGCGACCTGCGCACGCACTTCCCGGTCGGCGGTGGGCTGCTGGCCCGCGCGCGCGGCAAGCAGCAGATCGTGCACGCGCTGGACGGGGTGACCGTGGACATCCGGGCCCGCGAGACCCTGGCGGTGATCGGGGAGAGCGGGTCCGGCAAGAGCACCATGGGGCGCAGCATCCTGCGCCTCGAGGAGCCGACCTCGGGCACCGTGGCCTTCCGGGGCAAGGACGTCACCTCGCTCTCCCGCGAGGACCTGCGCCAGCAGCGCCGGCACATGCAGATGGTCTTCCAGAACCCGTACTCCTCGGTGAACCGGCGCAACCGGCTCATCGACATCATCTCGGAGCCGCTGCGCGTGCACGGGATCGGTGACGCGGCGTCGCGGCGGGCCCGGTCCCTGGAGCTGCTCGAGCTGGTCGGGCTCAATCCCGACTTCCTGCATCGCTACCCCCACGAGGTCTCCGGCGGGCAGCTGCAGCGCGTCGGCATCGCCCGGGCACTGGCGACCGGGCCGGAGTTCCTGGTCGCCGACGAGCCGACCGCGAGCCTCGACGTCAGTGTCCGCGCGCAGGTGATGAACCTGCTCAAGGACCTGAAGGAGGACCTGGGCCTGACGCTGATGTTCATCAGCCACGACCTCGCCGTCGTGTCCTACATCGCCGACCACATCGCGGTGATGTACCTGGGGCGCATCGTGGAGGTCGGCAGCAAGCAGCAGCTGGAGTCGGAGCCGCAGCACCCCTACACCCGGGCGCTCTTCGCGGCCGCCCCGAAGCCGGACCCGCGCCAGCGCAAGAAGGAGGCCGTCCCGCTGGGGGAGGTCCCCAGCGCGATCGACCGGCCCTCGGGGTGCCACTACCGGCCGCGCTGCCCGCTGGCGATGGACATCTGCGCGGTCGAGTACCCGCCGCTGGAGCTCAAGGCCCACGGCCAGCAGGCCGCCTGCCACGCCGTCCCGTCGGCTCCGCTGCCGGCGGGTGCCACCGCACTGCCACTGGCGACCGCCTGAGCGATGCCCCTGAGGGACGCCCTTGGAAATGCACCGCGGCGCCCGCTCGAAGGAGCGGGCGCCGCGGTGTTTCAGCGGCGTTCGTAGAGCTCGAGGCGCTCGTCGTCGGGGCCGAAGTAGGCACGGGCGGCCACCGGGCCGAGGCCAGGCAGGTCGAGCTCGACCCGCTCGCCGGCGGCCTCGGCGCCGATCGCCTGGAGCAGCAGCTCGGCCGCCGCCAGGTCGTCGGTCTCGAGGGACGCGGTGAGGATGCCGAGCGCAGGCGGCACCGCGCGGTCGCGCTGGGAACGGCCCGGGAGCCCGACGTACTGCGCGATCTCGAGGCGACCGAGGTCGGGGGCCTGCGGGTTCATCATGTTGATGTTGTGCAGCCCGGTGCCCTCCGGCAGGCCGAAGAAGGACTCCATCCGGTGCAGCACCTTGTCGTAGAGCGGGCGCATCCCGAGCGCGGCGTAGAACTGCGCCGAGCGCCGGGCGTCGCTGCTGTGGATCGCCACCGTCTGCAGCGCCGAGGGGCGCCCGTCGTAGTCGGCCAGCAACGACCCGGGCGCGGGCTCGAGCTCGAAGACGTCGAGGAGGACCCGGTCGGGGTCGTAGGACAGCGAGTCCCAGGCCGACAGGTCGGGCGTCACGGTCCAGTGCGTGGGGCCGGACTTCGCGCTGCCGCCGTTCGTGCGTACGGCGTGCACCGCCGCCTGGATCTCCGGGACCCGGACGTTGAGCGCGTAGTGGCCGTAGTCCTGCATGGCCGAGTAGTCACCCCAGTAGAGCTCCCCGGGGCGGTCGAACTGCACCAGGCGCAGCAGCCCGCTGGTGGCGCCCTCGGGGCCGAGCAGCACGGTGTCCGCGCTCATGTCGGCCGGCAGGCCCCACAGCTGGCCCAGGGCTTCCCCGGACAGGCGCCCCGCGCCGAGCTCGACGTAGTCGAAGCACGCGGCGTAGAAGCGCCGCGAGCGCTCGAGGTCGCTGACGCCGACGGTGGCCACGCGGATCTCGCTGATCATGTGTTCTTCATCCCTCGTTCCACCTGCTGAAACATTGTTTCGGCAGTCTTGTGGTCGCGAGGAGCGGATGTCAAGGGTGGCGGTGGTGCCTGAGCTCCAGGGCTTCCGTCCCCCTTAAGTAGGACTTTATTCCTGCCGCCGGGGCTGCGGCCCTAACGTGAGTGAAACCACGTTTCGATCAGCGGAACGTGCGATCGATCCTGGACGGAGGCGCACTGATGCTGTCCTACCTGGTGCGGCGCCTGGGCGGAGTGGTCGTCGTGCTGCTGCTCGTCCTGACCATGGTGTTCCTGATGCTGCACGCCACCCCCGGCGGCCCCGAGACGGCGTACCTCGGCAGCAACCCCACCCCCGAGAAGCGGGACGCGGTGATGGCCCAGCTCGGCCTGGACCGGCCGCTGTGGCTGCAGTACCTCACCTTCGTGGGCAGCGTGCTCACCCTCGACCTCGGCCGGTCGCTGACGACCGGGACCCCGGTCACCGAGCTGCTCGGCGACCGGATGCTGGTGACCCTCGAGCTCGGCCTGGTCTCCTTCGTGGTCTGGACGGCGGTCGGCATGCTCGCCGGCGCCCTCGCCGCGGCCCGCCGCGGGCGGCTCCTCGACGGGGTCGTCCGGGTCGGCAGCGTCGTCGCCCTCTCGATCCCCAGCTTCTGGCTCGGCCTCGTGCTCGTCATGATCTTCGGCCTCTACCTCCCCGGTGTGCTGCCGAGCTCGGGCTGGGTGCCGTTCACCGAGGACCCGGTGGAGAACCTGCGCTCGCTGGTGCTGCCGGCCTTCACCCTCGGCATCGGCGCGGCGGCGGTCATCGCCCGCACACTGCGGACCTCGATGATCGAGGCGCTGGACGCCGACCACGTCGCCTTCGGCCGGGCCCTCGGGCTGCCCGAGCGGACCATCCTGTCCCGCCTCGCGCTGCGCAACGCGGTCATCCCGACGCTCACCGTGCTGGGCATGATGCTCGGCACCTTCATCGGCGGCGCGGTCCTCGTCGAGAACGTCTTCAACGTCCCGGGCGTGGGTCAGCTCGTCGTGACCTCCTTCCTCGCCCACGACTACCCGGTGGCGATCGCCGCGACGGTCTGGACGGCCGGCACCTTCCTGGTCACCACGCTCGTGGTCGACCTCCTGTACTTCGCGATCAACCCGCGCATCCGTGCCCAGTTCGTCGGAGGTGGTTCCCGGTGAGTGCTCCCGCCCTCACGGTCCGTGCCAGGCGCCGCCCGCGGCTTCCGCGTGTCCCGCGGCTGTCGGCGCTCGGCTGGATCGGGCTGGTCCTCGTGCTGGCCTTCTGCGCGCTCGCACTCCTCGGGCCGCTGTTCTCGCTCCCACCGGACGAGCGCACCGGCGGGCCGCTCGAGGCGCCGAGCGCGGCGCACTGGTTCGGCACCGACGACCTCGGCCGCGACCTGTTCGCGCGCACCGCGGTCGGCGCACGCCTCTCGCTCCTGGTCGCGCTCGGCAGCGTCGTCGCCGGCCTGGTCGTGGCCGTGCCGATCGGGCTGCTCGCCGGCTACCTCGGCGGCACCTGGGTCGACGACGTGCTGATGCGGGTCATGGAGGCGCTGCAGGCGCTGCCGGTCTTCGTGCTGGCGCTGTTCGTGGTCGGCATGATCGGGACCGGTCCCACGGACATCGGCCCGGTGACGCTCTCCGCCGGGGTCAAGGTCATCCTGCTGCTCGCGCTCTCCTTCCTCCCGTTCTTCGCCCGCGTCACCCGGGCCGCGACCCTCGTCGAGGTCCAGGAGGAGTACGTCGCCGCGCTGCGGGTGGTCGGCGTCTCGCGACGGCGGATCATGCTCGGCGAGCTGCTGCCCAACGTGCTCCCGCCGGTGCTCGTGCAGGGGTTCCTCTGGGTGGGCGTCGCGGTCTTCGCCGAGAGCGCGCTCTCCTTCCTCGGTCTCGGGGTGCAGCCGCCGCAGGCGAGCCTCGGCAACCTGCTCTCGGACGCGACCAGCGCGCTGATGATCGGCGGCTGGTGGCTCTCGGTGGTCCCCGGCCTGGCGATCCTGCTCGTCACGATCGGCATCAACCTCCTCGGCGACGAGGTCGATCGCCATCTCGGAGGCCGGCACTGACCGGCCCGACCCTTCGGCCTCCCTCGGCCGGAACCCTCTCGGGACGAACCCTCATGTCCGCGCTTCGTCGCGGTCCCGATTCGCGTCGCGGACGTCCGTCCTCACCGACCGCACCACCACCCTCTTTTCAGGAGCTCGCATGAAGACCGATTCCCTCGCCATGTCGCGCCGCGGCCTGCTCGGCACCCTGGGTGTCATCACCGCCGGCGTCACCCTCGCCGGCTGTGGCGGCGGCACCAGCACGAGCGGCTCCGGCGGCTCCGGCGGCAAGCCCGTCGCCGGTGGTGCGCTGGTGCTCGGCCTTCCCGCGCTCTCGGACTACCTCAACCCGCTGGTCGCGACCACCAACGCGCTGGCCTGGGTCACCGACCCGGTGGTGGAGACGCTCTACACCTACGACGACCAGATGCGCTCGGTCCCGCTGCTCGCGGCCGGCGAGCCGACCATCTCCAAGGACGGGCTCACCTGGACCATCGAGGTGGCCAAGGGCGTGACCTTCTCCAACGGCGAGCCGCTCACCGCCGAAGACGTCGCGGCCGTGATCAACCACGTGTCCGACCCGTCGGCGTACACCGACTGGACCAGCTACTTCGCCTACTTCGTCTCGGGCGCCAAGGCCAAGGGCCCGCGCACCGTCGTGATCTCGCTGGCGATGCCGTACGGCGTGCTGCGCTCGCACCTGAGCAATCTGCCGATCATCCACCGCGACTCGCTGAAGAAGAACGACACCACGATCGGCACCGGCCCCTACGTGATCGACAAGGTCACCCAGGGCCAGTCGGTGCTGCTGCGCCGCAACGAGAGCTACCACGGCACCGCGGGCGGCCCCGACACCCTGGAGTACCGCGCGATCCCGGACGCCGGCACCCGGCTGGTCAACCTGCGCGAGGGCAAGATCCACGTGATGACCGACGTGCCCGCGAGCAACGTCGCCACCCTGGAGAAGGACGACTCGCTCTCCGTGGAGGTCGTCGACGCCCCGATCTCGATCCTCACCTTCTTCAACGCGACCAAGGCGCCCTTCGACGACGTCCGCGTCCGCCAGGCCCTCGCCCACGCCATGGACCGCGAGGGCGTCGCCGAGCTCGTGTACGCCGGCACCGCGGCGCCCGCGCAGGGCCCCGCCGGTCCGGCCCTCGAGGCGCACGACCCGGACCTCGAGATCTACTCGGCGGCCCCGAACGTCGAGCGCGCCAAGGAGCTCCTCGCCGAGGCCGGCGTCGACGGCGTGGAGTTCACGCTGACCATCAGCAGCTCCTCGGAGGCCACCGTCAAGATGGCCGAGGTCCTGGCGCAGGGCTGGGCGAAGGCCGGCATCACCTGCCGCCTGGAGACCACCGACGCCGGCACCTGGATCACCCGGTGGATGGAGGGCGACTACCAGCTCTCGATGACCACCTACGTCACCGGCGTCAGCGCCGGGGCCAGCGCGTTCCCGCTGTTCACCTCCTACGCCTCGAGCAACACGATGAACTTCGGCTACTCCAACAAGGAGGCCGACGCGCTGATGAGCCAGGCGTGGGCGACCACCGACGACGCCGAGCGGGCCGAGCTGACCCGCCAGGTGGACCGGATCCTCGCCGAGGACGCGGTCGCGGTGCCCCCGGTCTACCCGCGGATGATCGTGGCCCAGCGTCGCGACGTCACCGGCCTCGACGCCGGTCAGCTCGCCGTGGGCCGACTGGACGCCGCCAACCTGCGGCGCCTGGCCTGAGCATGACTGCCGTCGTGAGGGAGCGCGGAGAGCCCGGGCCCGGGACGTCCGGGGCACCGGGGACGCACCCGGTGCTCCGCGTCGAGGGCCTCGACGTGACCTACCGGACCGGCCGGGGCCCGCTGCCGGCCGTCCGCGACGTCTCCTTCGAGGTCCACCGCGGTGAGGTGTTCGGGCTGGTGGGGGAGTCGGGCTCGGGCAAGAGCACCCTGCTCAGCGCGCTGATGCGGCTGCTGCCGCGGGGCACCGAGCTCTCGGCCGGAAGTCTCGAGCTGGACGGCCGCGACCTGCTCGGCATGTCCGAGTCCCGGCTGCGCGGCCTGCGCGGGACCGAGATCGGACTGGTGCCGCAACGGCCGATGACCTCGCTGTCGCCGGTCACCCCGGTCCGGGCCCAGCTGCGCCGCCTGACCGGCGGGCAGGTGGACGACGCCCGGCTGCACGAGCTGCTGACCAGCGTCGGCCTCGGCGGACTGCGCGAGCGGCTCGGGGACTACCCGTTCCAGTTCTCCGGTGGCCAGCTCCAGCGGATGCTGATCGCGATCGCCGTGCTCGCCCGCGAGCCCCGGCTGGTCCTGGCCGACGAGCCGACCACGACCCTCGACGCCACCGTGCAGGCGCAGGTGCTCCGGCTCCTGATCGACCTGCGCGAGCGGCTGGGCAACACGGTCGTGCTCGTCACCCACGACCTCAACGTGGTCGCCCAGGTCTGCGACCGGGTCGGCGTCATGTACGGCGGCCGGCTGGTCGAGGTCGCCACGACGGCCCGCCTCTTCGAGGACCCGCAGCACCCCTACACCCAGGCGCTGCTCGCGGCGATGCCGAGCAAGCACGCGCCCGGGGAGCGGCTGCGCCCGATCCCGGGCACGGTCAGCGGAGCCCAGCGGCTGCCGGGGTGCCCGTTCGCCCCGCGCTGCCCGCGCGCCGACGCGCAGTGCCGCGAGGTCGACCCCGCGCCGCGGGAGGTCGCCTCCGCGACGGTGCGCTGCCACCACCCGGGGAGGGTCGCATGAGCGCCGGAGCCGAGCCCCTCGTCCGCGTCGAGGGCCTGGTCAAGCACTACCCGGTGCGTGGTCCGCGGCGCCCGCGCGGCACCCCGGCCTCGGTGGTGCACGCCGTCGACGGCGTCGACCTGCGGATCGCCCCCGGCGAGTCGGTCGCGCTGATCGGGGAGTCCGGCTGCGGGAAGTCGACGGTCGCGAAGGTCCTGGTCGGCCTGGTGCCGGCCACGCAGGGCGTGGTCCGGGTCGCCGGGCACGACGTCGTACCGGTGACGGTGAAGGACGCCGAGGCGCGCCGACGCGTCCAGCTGGTCTCCCAGAACCCGTGGTCGGCGCTGAACCGGGCCCGCACCGTGCGCCACATCCTGTCCCAGCCGGTCGTCCTGCATGGCCGGGCGACGGGCAAGCAGGCGGTGGAGCAGCGGGTCTCCGAGCTGTTGGGCCTGGTCGGGCTCCCGGTCGAGTACCTCGACCGGCGTCCGCGGGACCTGAGCGGCGGTGAGCTGCAACGGGTCACGGTGGCCCGGGCGCTCGCGACCGAGCCGGAGCTGCTCGTGCTCGACGAGCCGACCGCCAGCCTGGACGTCAGCGTGAAGGCGACGCTGGTCAACCTGCTCGCGGACCTGCGTGCCGAGCTCGGGCTGACCTACCTGCTGATCACCCACGAGCTCGACGTGGCCCGCCACCTGGTGGACCGGGTCGCGGTGATGTACCTCGGCGAGATCGTCGAGACCGGCACCGCCGAGCAGATCTTCAGCGCACCGGAGCACCCCTACACTCGCGCGCTGCTGGCCGCCTCGCCGGCCGAGCTCGTGATCGGGCAGCTGCACGGCGACGGCCTGGTGGGCGAGGTGCCCTCGGCGATCGACGTGCCGTCGGGCTGCCGCTTCCACACCCGCTGCCCGTTCGCCACCGCGGCGTGCACCACCGAGCACCCCCTCCTCAGCAGCCGGCCCGGCGAGCGCGCCGTGGCCTGCCTGCGCATCGACGAGCTCGTCGACGGACCCGTCGCGAGCACCCCCACCGGAAGGACACAGCAATGAACCCCTGGGACCAGGACTTCCCGATCCTCAGCAAGCACATGGGCGAGTGGGAGGGCGAGTACGTCCACCTCGACCCCGAGGGCAACGAGATCGACCGGCACGCCTCGCACCTGCGGATGTGGGTGCCCGAGGACGGCTCGTGCGACATCAAGCAGATCAACACCTACACCTGGCCCGACGGCCGGGTCGAGGCCGTGGAGTTCCCCGGCATCCTCAAGGGCCGCGACGTGCACTTCGAGACCGACCGGATCAGCGGCCACATGCACCAGGCCGACGAGCTGAACATCCTGCTGACCTGGACCTACAAGGAGCTGCTCAAGGAGGGCAACTACCTCTACGAGCTGATCCAGCTCAGCCGGGACGGCCAGCAGAAGGTGCGCACCTGGCACTGGATGGAGGACGACCGGCTGGTGAAGCGGACGGTCATCCGCGAGCGCAAGATCGCCTGATCTCCCCGGGGCGGGCCGACGCCTGGCGTCGGCCCGCCCACCCCTCCTCCGAGCCGAGAACGAGAGCGAGCCATGCACGCAGACACGAACCCGGGGCGCTACCCGGTGGCCCCGCTGGCCCAGGACGCCTGGACCCTCGGGGTGGCGCAGTCCCGCATCCACCCCGCGGCGGACCGCGCCGACCTGGAGGACAACCTCCAGCACATGCTCCACCTCATCGACAACGCCTTCCACTACGGCCCCGGCCCGGACCTGCTGCTCTTCCACGAGTTCCCGATCAGCGGCTGGGACACCTGGACCCGCGAGGAGGCGCTCGAGCGCTGCATCACCCTCGACGGCCCCGAGCTGGCCGCGATCGCCGCGAAGGCCCGCCGGTTCGGCTCCTACATCGCCTTCGGCGCCTACGTGAAGGACCCCGACTGGCCCGGGCACGTGCTCAGCCTGACCAACCTGGTGGGCCCCGACGGCGACCTGGTCGCGAGCCACTGGAAGGCGCGCAACGTGCGCGGCCTGTTCCCCGGCTTCGAGCTCTTCACGACCGCCATCTACGACGTCCTCGACGAGTACGTCGAGCGCTACGGCGCCGACGCCGTCCTGCCGGTGGCCAAGACCCCGCTGGGCAACATCACGCTCTCCTCCACCCAGCTCGAGCCGGAGCTGATGCGCGCCCTGGCGATCAAGGGCGCCGAGGTCATCCTGCGCACCGCCAGCGGCAGCTTCACCGAGACCGACATCGCCGCCACCGCGCTCTACAACCGGGTCTACGTGGCGGTCGCCAACAACGCGCTGCTGCTGCGCAAGGGGCCCTACTTCGAGGACACCGGCGCCGGCGGCTCGGCCATCTACGGCCCCGACGGCAAGGTGATCGTCCGGGCCGAGGGCAAGCACGAGGCGCTGATCCAGGCGCGGATCCCGATCGCTGCGTTCCGCGCGCGGCACCTGCAGCCCGACATCCACTGGGACCTCTACCGCGAGGTCTTCGACGGCTACGTCAGCCGGTTCCCGCCGAACCTGTTCGCCGCCGAGCAGCCCCCGACCCTGGCCGACACCGCGGCGTACGTCGCGGGGCGGAGCCGGTGGACCTGAGCCGGTGGGCCTGAGCTCCGGCCGTCTGAGCGGCGCCCCCGTGGGGCGCCGCTCAGCGGTCGGCCGGAGCGCTGCGGGCGATGACCCGGTCCTGGGCGTTCAGGAACAGCTCGAGGGTCAGGTCCATCAGCTCACCGCACACCCGCTCGGCGCCCTCGACGTCGCCGGCCTGCACCAGGTCGACCAGACGCCCGTGGCGGGCGGCGGTGTCGGGGGAGAAGTGCTGGTAGCGCTGGAAGTCCGGCACCCGCAGGCAGGCGTGCACGGTGCCCGCGAGGCGGGCGAGCATGTCGTTGCCCGAGCCGAGGTAGAGCAGCCGGTGGAAGGCCGTGTCGGCCTCGATCATCAGGCGGGGGTCCGCGGCGCGCGTCGCGCGGTCGATGCGGACCACGGCGTCGGCGAGCGCCTCGAGCACCGCCGGGTCGGCGTGGGTGGCGGTGAGGCCGGCGGCGAGCGGCTCGAGGCGCTCGCGCAGCTGGAGGGACTCCCGCAGCTGCACGAAGCGGCTGGCGCCGGAGGCGCGCCAGCGGATGACCTGCTCGTCCAGGAGCGCCCAGCTGCCCGGATCGGTCACCGTCGTACCGGCGCGTTGCCGGGCCTGGACCATGCCCTTCGCGGCCAGCGTGCGCAGGCACTCGCGCACCAACGAGCGCGACACCTCCAGCTCGGTCGCGATCCGGTCCGGGTCGATCACGCCGGTGAGCTCCCCGGCGGCGATCCGACTGCCGAGGCGCTCCACGATCCGGCCGTGCATGCTCGCCAGCTCCGCGGGCTCCGGCGGGACCGGAGGGTACGGGGACCGCGTCACCGTGGCCGCCGTGGCCCGCGAGGCCGCGGGACGGTGGGCCGGCCGGCCGTCGGAGCCGGTCGAGGACATCGGGCGCGGGCGATCCGCCACGGTCGGTCCCTTTCAGTAGGAGGGCAACGCAGTGAGCGCACCATATAGGAATAGTGTTTCGGAGACCGGAACGAAAGGTGACGACATGACCACCCCCCGGCCGGCAGCGGCTGGCGCCGGTGCCACGATCGCGACGGTCGAACGCGCGGCCGACGTGCTGCTGCACCTCGCCGCCGATCCGCGCGCCGACCACGGCGTCACGGAGGTGGCCGAGGCGATGGGGCTCTCGAAGTCGGCCGTCCACCGGGTGCTGAGCTCGCTGCGGCGCGGCGGGCTCGTCGAGCTCGACGAGCACACCCGTCGCTACTCCCTCGGCGCCGGCGCGCTCCGCCTCGGGCTGAGCTACCTCGACCGGATCGACGTGCGGCGGCTTGCTCGCCCGGTCCTGGAGGACCTCTCGGAGCGGACCGGCGAGACCGCGACGCTGTCGGTCCTGCTGGGCGAGCGCGACCGCATCTACGTCGACCAGGTCACCCCGGAGCGCGAGGTGATCATGTCGGTGTCGCTGGGCGAGCCCTACTCGCTGCACGCCGGCGCCTCGTCCCGGGTGTTCCTCGCCTTCCTGCCCGACGCCCAGCGCGAGCGCTACCTGGCCGGGCCGCTGACCTCCGCGCGGGGGGCGACCGTCGTCGACGACGCCGGCCTCCGCGAGGAGCTGGCCCGGGTGCGCGCCCAGGGTTGGGCCCGGTCCGCGGGGGAGCGGCAGGACGGGGCGGCGTCGGTGGCCGCACCGGTGCTGCGCCACGACGGCACGCCGGCGGCGGTGATCAGCGTGTGTGGCCCGGCCTCCCGGTTCGCCGCCGAGCTCGACCACTGCCGCGAGCTGCTGCTCGAGGCCACCCGCTCGCTCTCCACCGGGCTGGGGTGGGTCGCGGAGGACTGATCGCCGCGCGCCGAGCGTCTCGGGCTGGGTGCGCGCCCCTTGTGCGGCACCGGATCGAGGGCCACAATGATTCCACTAGGCGAAACATTGTTTCACAAGGAGGAATCGGTGATCGAGCGCCACTACGTCAGTCTCCCGGGCGGGCAGCTGCACTACCTGCGTGCCGGAGCGGGGGCGCCGGTCATCGTGCTGCACTCCTCGCCGATGTCCTCGGCCTGCATGACACCGTGGATCGAGAGGCTCGCGGCGCACTTCACCGTCTATGCCCTCGACACCGCAGGCTACGGCCAGTCCGACCCGCTGCCCTCCGGCGACGCCGACCCCGAGATCGCCGACTACGGGCGCCGGGTGCTGGAGTTCGCCGACG includes the following:
- a CDS encoding ABC transporter permease — its product is MSTSIPTPPAVEPKEPANAPANAPASVHRADEVGLLRRLASNKLSLISLIGVVFFLLLALVGPFFAPYDPAALGDDPMAAPSGEYWMGTDSVGRDVFSRFLHGSRVSILVGFLAVVFALVVGTALGMLAGMRSGKWRDSVIMRLMDVILAFPLLVLVPVITGIIGQRDLSLGPIPIGPETLVAIAIGIVLVPVFARIARASVLAEMREDYVMAVRSFGGRSRDILLRNLLPNIAAPLVVQAAFGLAMAITVEAAVSFLGLGVQPPGASWGTLLADARQYVTLGAWWLVVFPSIAIALFVLVFNLLGDQLRDELDPRAKTAMKKKSASPRRARRGTDPVATPDRVEGER
- a CDS encoding ABC transporter ATP-binding protein, which produces MSTMTSDDATSAAVPEDREVLRVTGLRTSYLFRGTPVPAVQEFALSVRPGEIVGLVGESGSGKSTALKSILGMLRPPAEVVADEIVLDGRDLRALSAEEARRVRGGEMAMIFQDPINSFNPAWTIGSQFRRVLALHRPDLRRKDYDAEIIRLLRGVGIDGAGKLDSYPFQFSQGQLQRIMIAVACASKDLKVLLADEPTTSLDVTIEAQVLDLLRTLRAERDLAMVLVTHDLSVVAEMCDKVVVMYAGRVVEVADVYDLFERPQHPYTAQLLRAIPGFPHDGERLYAMRGAVPGLDAEIRGCRFADRCDAKLGPVCDTDDPELYPVDDRGARAACHRVLTDLPTPMLKETSR
- a CDS encoding ABC transporter ATP-binding protein, which translates into the protein MSTRPLDDGAPALVSVRDLRTHFPVGGGLLARARGKQQIVHALDGVTVDIRARETLAVIGESGSGKSTMGRSILRLEEPTSGTVAFRGKDVTSLSREDLRQQRRHMQMVFQNPYSSVNRRNRLIDIISEPLRVHGIGDAASRRARSLELLELVGLNPDFLHRYPHEVSGGQLQRVGIARALATGPEFLVADEPTASLDVSVRAQVMNLLKDLKEDLGLTLMFISHDLAVVSYIADHIAVMYLGRIVEVGSKQQLESEPQHPYTRALFAAAPKPDPRQRKKEAVPLGEVPSAIDRPSGCHYRPRCPLAMDICAVEYPPLELKAHGQQAACHAVPSAPLPAGATALPLATA
- a CDS encoding VOC family protein, translating into MISEIRVATVGVSDLERSRRFYAACFDYVELGAGRLSGEALGQLWGLPADMSADTVLLGPEGATSGLLRLVQFDRPGELYWGDYSAMQDYGHYALNVRVPEIQAAVHAVRTNGGSAKSGPTHWTVTPDLSAWDSLSYDPDRVLLDVFELEPAPGSLLADYDGRPSALQTVAIHSSDARRSAQFYAALGMRPLYDKVLHRMESFFGLPEGTGLHNINMMNPQAPDLGRLEIAQYVGLPGRSQRDRAVPPALGILTASLETDDLAAAELLLQAIGAEAAGERVELDLPGLGPVAARAYFGPDDERLELYERR
- a CDS encoding ABC transporter permease, with the protein product MRSILDGGALMLSYLVRRLGGVVVVLLLVLTMVFLMLHATPGGPETAYLGSNPTPEKRDAVMAQLGLDRPLWLQYLTFVGSVLTLDLGRSLTTGTPVTELLGDRMLVTLELGLVSFVVWTAVGMLAGALAAARRGRLLDGVVRVGSVVALSIPSFWLGLVLVMIFGLYLPGVLPSSGWVPFTEDPVENLRSLVLPAFTLGIGAAAVIARTLRTSMIEALDADHVAFGRALGLPERTILSRLALRNAVIPTLTVLGMMLGTFIGGAVLVENVFNVPGVGQLVVTSFLAHDYPVAIAATVWTAGTFLVTTLVVDLLYFAINPRIRAQFVGGGSR
- a CDS encoding ABC transporter permease; amino-acid sequence: MSAPALTVRARRRPRLPRVPRLSALGWIGLVLVLAFCALALLGPLFSLPPDERTGGPLEAPSAAHWFGTDDLGRDLFARTAVGARLSLLVALGSVVAGLVVAVPIGLLAGYLGGTWVDDVLMRVMEALQALPVFVLALFVVGMIGTGPTDIGPVTLSAGVKVILLLALSFLPFFARVTRAATLVEVQEEYVAALRVVGVSRRRIMLGELLPNVLPPVLVQGFLWVGVAVFAESALSFLGLGVQPPQASLGNLLSDATSALMIGGWWLSVVPGLAILLVTIGINLLGDEVDRHLGGRH